Within Candidatus Bathyarchaeota archaeon, the genomic segment GAAGCTAAAATGATGGCTTACGGTGTGGGCAGGCAAATGAAGCTTTTTGAGGTGCAGGGGTTAGATTTGAATAAAACTGCGGGTCCAGCAAGTGTGGTTTTGGTTACAATCGACCGTGATCGCCTCGAAGATTTAACAGCACTCATTCCCAAACCCATCAACGTCGTAGGCGAAATTATCTAAGCAGAATGTTTGATCATGCGTCCGTTGCGGTCGATTTCGCCCCGTCGGATTCTTGTGGTAGAGATAGGATGATGATTTTCAGCGGGAACCAAATCCACAACCACAATTTGCAGCGGCTCAAGCCCCGCTTTTTGGCGTTTCTCGTTTATGACGCAACCAATCTTTAGGGTATCTTGGCTGACTACCAACGCGTCAAAACCCTGCCCAGAAATGGTTAAGCCATATGCATCGTTTAGTGGCACGATTTCAGCGCAACCAGAACATCCTTGCTCTGACAAGTACGCTTCAAGTTCCCTGCGGCGTTCATCATACGATGCGGTTTTATGAGGTTTACCCATCTTAGCAACAAAGCTATCAGAGGTTAAGCCGATAACAACTTTTTCTCCCACTTCAAAAGCTTTCCCAAGAAGTGCTCTGTGCCCCTTGTGCAGTTTGTCAAAGGTTCCGCCGACCGCCACTTTCTTAAATTGCCTCATTTTATCAGCCTTGGACCCAGGAAATCGATTTTGCTCACGATCACCTGTTCTTTGGGTAAGGTTTGCTTAAAAGCTTCTGCTACCGCGCAAGCGTTCTCTTCATGCACAACAGCGTGCACCGCTTCACCTATCATGTTCTGCGCCGCACCAACTGCACCTGCATTCTTTGCAACCTTGACGAGATGTCGACCGTTTTCAGTTGCAAACCCAGCTTTTTCCGCAAATTGCCAACATTCATCCAAAAAATTCTCCAAACTGGGCTCAGCCAGGATAGCTTCTAAAGCAGCTTTGCCGTAGCGGTTGATTTCTTGCTTTTTTTGGGGTGAGGTTAAGATGGATTTTTTGGGAATCTGTGTTGGATAATACCCAACCACAATCATGTATTCTGGGGATAAGGGTATGCGGTCGATTTTGCAGAATCCAGGCGCACCTGGCTCAGTTACGAGGATGAGTCCGCCGCCAAACGTTAAGGAGCTAACGGTGCCTAAACCTGTGAGGCACTGGATTTCCGATATGTGGGCGGTTCGACCGATTTCATTGTAGGTTAACGGTAAACCAATCGCCTCGCATAATGCTAAAGCGGTGGTTAATGCGCCGCCTGCGCTGGTTCCGAAACCCATGCCGATGGGAACTTCGATTTTATGCTCCACAGTAAGGTGGTATTTTTTGTTTGTTTTTTTGAGGAGCGCCTCGATTACTTGCCGTGTGGTTTTGGCTTGAGAGGCCACATTGTTAATCAGAATGGAGATGTGGTTTTCTTTTGCTTCTTGCGCGGTTACTGTGGTGTAGCTGCCTTTGTCTAGTCCAAATCCGCCGCCGATAGCGCCAACTCGCTCCAAGTCGGAGATTGACGCGCCGTTTTCGGTGTCGTGGATGGCAAAAAAGCTCGATATTGCTCCTGGCGCAAAGGCTTTGGCACTCTTCACGTAGATTCACTTTGCAAAGTTGGGATATTTTTCTTTTTAAGTGTTGGAAATGCCTTATAAATTGCACCTATTATGGGTGGTCCAAGAACCAGCATAAAAGGTATTTCTGTTGCAAAAGTCCACGTAAACAGTGCAAGAATCCCTGCAGCGGTTAACGCAGGGTATGCGGTTGAGGTCGGAGCGAAAAGTACAGCGTACACAGGCACCGTGACGCCTATTATTAGGCTGCCGACTAGTAAACCTACTACGCAGCCGAGTTCGTAGTTAACCCATTTGGATCTGCTCAGGACTACAGCTAAGTAGACAACGAAGCAGCCAACGATTATTCCCACGTAAATTAGGTTTGTGTAGACAAATGCAACCACTGCGGAAATAGCTGTAAGGCCACCGTAGATTGCTGTAGATTTTTTGAGCGCAAACTTTTTGTTAGCTATGTAACCAACTAACCAAAAGCCCAAAAAGTTTGAAGTTACCCCTGCCATTAAGCTTAGGAGTGGACTCCCACCTAACAGTATGTCGCTTATGAATATACCCGTAGCTGCACCTAAGCCGCCGACCCATGGACCGAAAACGGCAGCAAACACCGCGGGAACGATTACTTGTGGCCAAAACCTTACGCCTCCGAAATTCAATGGAAGAATAGTTGAAACCAAAATTCCTAAAGCAACGTACAGCGCTGCATTCAGCGCGAAAGCGGCTACATGTATAGTTTTCAAGATTTATCACAATATTTAAGCTAACCATTTGAATTTGAGTTGCAAATAAGTATTTCGTCTATAACGTTTAAACAGGTTTAAACAGATAAAACGCCTCCAAATCAGGCTCTAAAGCGGACGTTTGTGCTGCCTTTTGGCAAGTTCTTGGTGATCTCGACAGTATTCTTCCTCAGAATAGCGATAAGGTTTGTTGCTGTTTGGCAGCGGCGAGTTGTGGCGGTAGCCGCGTTTCTGCAATTCTGCCACTTGATCCGCATGCCTATAGTACAGTTGCTCAACGCGGTTTTCGAAGCGTCGGGTTTCAGGATGACTGCGGTATGCTTTGTATTTACCCAGCAGTGCACCGACTATACAGTGGAGTTCTGCATGTTCGCCAAGTAGGTGTTGGCGGTCAAGTTCGCTAACGGGAACAGCCCATATCCGAACCATAAGAAAACCGCTAAAGAGGGTATATAGATGAAATAATGGAAAAGCAGGATAACTATTTTTTGTGCCGCTTAATACGGTCTTGCCGCTGTTCCTTTCTGCGCCAGTCTCTTTTGCGCTGAGTCTGCATGGAAAACCGCTCTTGACGCGGAACATCTAACTTTCTAAAACGCGAAACATTCCCGTAAAAGGTGCCCATATCGATTTTGTTATCGTAGAGGTCTTTTATGTTTCGGTTCAGTTCCTCTTTTGCTTGGCTGTCACGTGCGTTGTCGAACGCTTCTTCATAGACAACGTAAGCAGCGTGGAACTGAAAATTCTCAGGGTTATCGATTAAAAGTTTTTGAGGTTGGGGTTGGTTGTTCTGGTTTGGTTGTTCAGTCATGTTTATCCGCTTTTGAATAGGCAATGATTGTTTTTCACTCTTTTATAGGTGTGCCTATCCGCAGAGGGGTTTATGGTGTTTAACTACTGTTGAGGTTAGTTGGGCTGCTGTTTTCTTGCTGCTGTTGTGGCAGGAAATCCGCTAAAACAGCTGTATTGGGCGAGTTTTTGTGGGCCTTGGATGGATTCGAGGCGGTATGTGGTTTGGTAGTGTTGGTGGAGTTTTGAGAATACTTCTATGGGTTGGTTTGGGTGGTTATTTGTGGACCAAAGGCGATTCCCCATTTGAATCCTGCTCCAGCGACAAGACAAACCTGAAACCAGCAAATTCTATCGCTAAGGATTAACATGTACTTTTGTTCTGAAAACCTTTTTCGATGAGCCTACACCCAAGACTTCACCGGTTGCCCAATCGATTTCAACAAAAATATCGTACTCTTCTAGTCCACGAAGTACTCTTTTTAGGGATGCCTGTTCTTTAACTTTTGCCAAAGCATGTATCCTCAGGATGTTGAGAGCTTAATTGTTTGAATGTTTAATTTATCTGATTTCTGGATTTTTTTTATAGAACTCTCAACTTTGATTCTGAACTTGAACAAGTTATTGTGTACATGTTAAAAGAAACAAAGAAAACGAAGGGAAACGTGTGTCAAGCAAGATACACAGGCACCCATCACTAACCGTAACGCATGCGTGAGGCATCATCTCATAGCTATGCAACGCTTTCACAGACAGACTAACTCCATAAAGCAACAAAGCAAACCCGCACTCTACAGTCAGGGTCAATGTTGGTAAACACTTAATAAATCCCTTGTAATTCACACAATAGCGCAGGAGAAAACCAAGTTTGATTCTCACCGATATAGCACAAATCATCTATGCGCCCAAGAAAGCATTCAAAAACATCGTTACCAACCCCAAGTATCTGGGCGTAATCATAATCTTACTCTTATTCATCGGCGTCCAAATCGCTTACGAATACAGCCAATTCACAAAAACCGAGTTAGAAACCACTTCCCCCCTGCCCGGTTTAATGCAGCAGAACAACAACGCCACAAGCTGGATGGCAGGCACAGGCGTAGAGTTAACCAACTACTTCGGAGACTACTACAACAACACCGTGTATGTGGGGCAACTGCAGTATGCACCCAACAATCCTTTAGGTTACTATCCACTGTTTGGCAACTTTAGCCTCCAAATACAAGCCAATAACACCAAGAACGTTATGGCAGCCTTAACCAACACCTCAAACGTGGATTGCAGCCAAACAGGCTTCAAAAACCTCTCCATAACCCTAAAACTCATCGAACCCCAAAGCACACCTCAAACCGCAACTCTGCGGCTGTACTCTTTGGCAGATGAGAACTATTACACCTACGATTTAACCAACGCATTAAACAGCGCTTCAGCAGTTAACCAATGGGGCAACCTCACCATCCCAGTCGGGCCAGACGCAAAAGGTTGGACAGAAAGCGGCAACCCACAGTGGGGCAACATAACCTCGCTCACGCTTGAGTTAACTTACCCCAACAACACAGACGTCACTATACGCATCGGCGCGTTGTTCTTCCGTGGCCAATTCGTTCAACCTCTCCAGTACGACGCAACAGGTTTCCTGCTCCGCTTCCTACAAGTGTTTTCGCTGCAGTTCCTCTTCACATGGCTCATCCTTAGTGCAGTTGTATATTTGATTCTTCGCGGCCTCAAAAGCACCGTGGTCTGGAAACCGTTGTTTGTCGCTTTAGGGTTCGCGTTGATGGTTATGGTTATCCGTGGCTTAGTTAACATCGTTGCCACTTTCGCTATGTCCACGGTTTCCTATCCCTACGATGCCTCTTTAGGTGTGGTTTACGACTCGTTTGCGGCACTTTACTATCCAAGCACCATCGGCGCATTAACTAGCCAAACGGTGGCTGCGTTGGCCAACATCGACGCATCCTTAGCTGTGTTCAGAGGCATTCTCACCGCGATGTTCTTTGTCTCCTACGTATGGCTTGGAGCATTAACGGGCTTAGCGGTAAAGGAACTCAAACCAGAACTCTCCTACATGAAATGCATAACCGTCGCAGCAGTCAGCGTCGGCACCACCATTCTGGCACTGTGGCTCTTTATCGGCATAATTTAACCGCCACACCCCCTTTTCTGTTTGGTTTTTTCTTGTCTTCGGTGTATGTTAGCAAGATTTATATCACTGAAAGAGGAAAAGCGTTTAAGCGAATATTTAGAAGTGAACAGAATTGACAGATATTAAAGACTTAGCTGATGGAATGAAGCGGGTTAACGTGGAAGGCCAAGTTGTAGAGAAAGGTGACCCGCGTGAAGTTAAATCGCGCTACAAAGATGAAACTTACCGTATCGTAGATGCTGTGATCGCTGACGAATCTGGCAGCATAAAGTTAACACTTTGGAATGAGCAGATTGAGCAGGTTAACGTGGGTGACAAGGTGAAAATCGAGAACGGCTACGTGACCAGCTTTAAGGGTGAAACACAGCTTAACGTCGGTAAATTCGGCAAGTTAACTGTGACTTAACTTTCTGTCTTCTAGAAACTGTTTTATTCTCTTTTCCACTTATTTTACGGTATGTCGCTACGCAAAGAGCTAGCCTTTTTTAGCCTCATCGTGCTGTTTGGGGTCGCCGTCTCCGTCGTTGCCTACACTGTGAATTCAAGCAACCCTTGGAGCCTTGCTGTGCGTTTGTTTGCCCTAAACGGTTTCATCGCCCTTAGCATAGCGACCATTATGGCAGCGTTCCTCAAAGAAGTCACCTTATTCTTCAAAAAA encodes:
- a CDS encoding phosphopantetheine adenylyltransferase, whose protein sequence is MRQFKKVAVGGTFDKLHKGHRALLGKAFEVGEKVVIGLTSDSFVAKMGKPHKTASYDERRRELEAYLSEQGCSGCAEIVPLNDAYGLTISGQGFDALVVSQDTLKIGCVINEKRQKAGLEPLQIVVVDLVPAENHHPISTTRIRRGEIDRNGRMIKHSA
- a CDS encoding ECF transporter S component, which produces MKTIHVAAFALNAALYVALGILVSTILPLNFGGVRFWPQVIVPAVFAAVFGPWVGGLGAATGIFISDILLGGSPLLSLMAGVTSNFLGFWLVGYIANKKFALKKSTAIYGGLTAISAVVAFVYTNLIYVGIIVGCFVVYLAVVLSRSKWVNYELGCVVGLLVGSLIIGVTVPVYAVLFAPTSTAYPALTAAGILALFTWTFATEIPFMLVLGPPIIGAIYKAFPTLKKKNIPTLQSEST
- a CDS encoding pyrimidine dimer DNA glycosylase/endonuclease V; translated protein: MVRIWAVPVSELDRQHLLGEHAELHCIVGALLGKYKAYRSHPETRRFENRVEQLYYRHADQVAELQKRGYRHNSPLPNSNKPYRYSEEEYCRDHQELAKRQHKRPL
- a CDS encoding OB-fold nucleic acid binding domain-containing protein; protein product: MTDIKDLADGMKRVNVEGQVVEKGDPREVKSRYKDETYRIVDAVIADESGSIKLTLWNEQIEQVNVGDKVKIENGYVTSFKGETQLNVGKFGKLTVT